Proteins co-encoded in one Salvia splendens isolate huo1 chromosome 4, SspV2, whole genome shotgun sequence genomic window:
- the LOC121799083 gene encoding uncharacterized protein At5g01610-like translates to MSTTAARLLLILSLVSAAAATDPPSVYDLLQSYGFPAGLLPQGVTSYELDTTTGKFSVFIGGSCSYSVNGYDLNYKSTITGTIAKNKITDLNGIQVKILFFWINIIEVTSNGDELQLSVGIASASFPVDNFFECPQCGCGFDCVNSGRRDAGFGLLMRILPIVQYG, encoded by the coding sequence ATGTCTACCACCGCCGCACGCCTCCTCTTGATCCTCTCTCTCGTCtcggccgccgccgccaccgatCCGCCCTCTGTCTACGACCTGCTCCAGTCCTACGGATTCCCCGCCGGCCTCCTGCCCCAGGGCGTCACGAGCTACGAGCTCGACACCACCACTGGCAAATTCTCGGTGTTCATAGGCGGCAGCTGCAGCTACTCCGTCAACGGTTATGATCTCAATTACAAGAGCACCATTACTGGCACCATCGCGAAGAATAAGATCACCGATTTGAACGGGATCCAGGTGAAAATTCTGTTTTTCTGGATCAACATAATCGAGGTGACCAGCAACGGCGATGAATTGCAGCTGTCCGTCGGAATTGCGTCGGCTAGTTTCCCGGTGGATAATTTCTTCGAGTGCCCGCAGTGTGGCTGTGGATTTGACTGTGTGAACTCCGGGAGGAGGGACGCCGGATTTGGCTTGCTGATGAGGATTCTGCCGATCGTTCAGTATGGTTAG
- the LOC121800650 gene encoding uncharacterized protein LOC121800650, translating to MPPASFPLVVILILSAAFLAAPTSETVYDILRYYRFPPGLVPRGVVTRFRLNSNTGQFALYLNKTCSFTAYGYDVRFQTQIRGVIRDEEIEGLRGVQVRMMNFWSDLVEVEVVEDGEEVEFSNGFAAVDMPVYNFFNIPMCGCGFDCRRSFAGT from the coding sequence ATGCCTCCCGCCTCGTTCCCCCTCGTCGTCATCCTCATCCTCTCGGCGGCCTTCCTCGCTGCCCCCACGTCGGAGACCGTGTACGACATCCTCCGGTACTACCGTTTCCCGCCAGGGCTGGTCCCGCGGGGCGTGGTGACTAGGTTTAGGCTGAACTCTAACACGGGGCAGTTCGCGCTGTACCTGAACAAGACGTGCAGTTTCACGGCGTACGGATACGACGTCCGATTCCAAACCCAAATCAGGGGCGTGATAAGAGATGAGGAAATCGAGGGTCTTCGCGGCGTGCAGGTGAGGATGATGAACTTTTGGTCGGatttggtggaggtggaggtcgTGGAAGACGGGGAAGAAGTCGAATTCTCCAACGGCTTCGCGGCCGTTGATATGCCGGTTTACAATTTCTTCAACATACCCATGTGCGGCTGTGGCTTCGACTGTCGCCGTTCCTTCGCCGGAACTTAA
- the LOC121798567 gene encoding putative F-box/LRR-repeat protein At4g15060 isoform X1, with protein sequence MKMKLKRSSQTTLVITGFIINAQNFHRRRRQTHKQFSKLMDGRDCNKRTKRECGSGFRVDRISGLPDEIIYIILSFLPLRQAAATSLLSHRWQHLWKHTSNLDFYDPHTIVINRNSWRAETCRHVKIVNLVLESHQALFIKQFTISIYVNKSAHSTITKWLKFAQLRRVERLDLNFHCMNLSGRRAVVLEDLVREMRPMKYLKALSLDTMKVSGQDISYFLKSCPLLRELNITTSSFTSDVHVFGDLEILRIRGCIFRKFAIEISAPHLYEVVADSYELISDAKTGALRFKNVPRLAIASLEIGNLRYNAANFASAVSCFTSHLQKLILFIPSSKHKIFLRERLPHMPNLKELYVVVSCYHVHHCIVPVTSIISACPRLQMFTFKFYICEDIERFPGEFSKYYLQTYGCKRSHVFECPHQRLRMLKFQGSCATDIIKSMTYISTCCDAYQKINTCTPHMSETEAQAHIGHMQQLQSQLPHQVEFEFR encoded by the exons ATGAAGATGAAACTGAAACGCAGCTCACAAACAACGTTGGTGATTACTGGCTTCATAATCAATGCTCAGAATTTTCACCGTCGGCGCCG ACAGACGCATAAGCAATTCTCGAAATTGATGGATGGAAGAGACTGCAATAAGAGGACAAAGAGGGAG TGTGGATCAGGGTTTAGGGTTGACAGAATAAGTGGATTACCTGATGAAATCATATACATCATACTGTCTTTCCTACCCTTGAGACAAGCTGCGGCCACTAGCCTTCTTTCTCACCGATGGCAGCATTTGTGGAAGCATACTTCTAATCTCGACTTTTACGACCCACACACCATTGTAATCAATCGCAACTCATGGCGTGCAGAGACGTGCCGCCATGTCAAAATCGTCAATTTGGTTCTTGAATCACATCAAGCCCTTTTCATTAAACAGTTCACAATTTCGATTTACGTAAACAAATCAGCACATAGCACAATCACCAAATGGCTCAAATTCGCGCAGTTGAGACGAGTTGAGAGATTGGATTTAAACTTCCACTGTATGAATTTGAGTGGAAGGCGTGCGGTTGTGTTAGAAGATTTGGTGCGAGAGATGAGGCCTATGAAATATCTCAAGGCTCTGTCTCTGGACACTATGAAAGTGAGTGGTCAAGACATCTCATATTTCCTCAAAAGTTGTCCCCTATTGAGGGAACTCAATATCACAACATCGTCTTTCACGTCTGATGTTCATGTCTTTGGCGATTTGGAGATTCTTCGGATACGTGGATGCATCTTTAGGAAATTCGCTATCGAAATTTCTGCTCCACATCTTTATGAAGTTGTTGCTGATTCTTATGAACTTATTTCCGATGCAAAAACAGGCGCCCTACGGTTCAAGAATGTCCCAAGACTTGCCATAGCAAGTCTTGAAATTGGAAATCTAAGATATAATGCGGCCAATTTTGCTTCAGCAGTATCTTGCTTTACTTCCCATCTCCAAAAACTCATATTGTTTATCCCATCCTCAAAACATAAG ATTTTTTTAAGGGAACGGCTTCCCCATATGCCTAATCTAAAGGAGTTGTACGTTGTAGTTTCGTGTTACCATGTGCACCACTGTATTGTGCCGGTAACATCTATAATATCAGCATGTCCTCGTCTTCAGATGTTCACGTTCAAG TTTTATATATGTGAAGATATTGAAAGATTCCCAGGCGAATTTAGTAAATATTATTTGCAAACTTATGGCTGTAAACGATCACATGTTTTTGAATGCCCACACCAACGTCTCAGAATGTTAAAGTTTCAAGGATCGTGTGCAACCGATATCATCAAATCGATGACCTACATTTCAACTTGTTGCGACGCATATCAAAAGATAAATACTTGTACTCCACATATGAGTGAGACTGAGGCACAAGCTCATATTGGCCACATGCAACAACTTCAATCCCAGTTACCTCATCAAGTTGAATTCGAGTTTAGATAA
- the LOC121800653 gene encoding uncharacterized protein LOC121800653: MAENNNNEIPPPWEGNLFHGRDDEDPVSHLNAFYELTNSHRPPNVEHHRIKRTLFPFSLREKAREWYDSLPGYNITTFQELKSMSLLEYNSSMKIEKLREEITSFRQKYDESFAEAWKRFTEMLRKCPSHGLAPGHDLLKFYKGLNNECTGLVIAGSNGNLDDLTHDEVRALFQRLANNQRNWHNPRRAAEKAGDTFGATKDAERVTAIEAQLADISTQMSSMKKAVKSLQLTPQPQAVAVLKCGLCQGGHHTDQCPSLQGPPVEDVNYIGNNRQGFDQGNQYNNQQNWRPQQTNWNQAGPSNTSGTQWRKNTQPPGFEKKL; the protein is encoded by the exons ATGGCAGAGAATAACAACAATGAGATTCCACCACCGTGGGAAG GAAATCTTTTCCATGGTCGAGATGATGAAGATCCGGTGAGCCATCTTAATGCCTTTTATGAATTGACCAACTCTCATAGACCTCCAAATGTGGAGCATCATCGGATTAAGAGGACCTTATTTCCGTTCTCATTGAGAGAGAAAGCAAGAGAGTGGTATGACTCATTACCGGGCTACAACATAACAACATTTCAAGAGTTGAAGTCGATGTCCCTTTTGGAATATAACTCTTCAATGAAGATCgagaagttgagagaggagatcacATCATTCCGACAGAAATATGATGAGTCTTTTGCGGAAGCATGGAAAAGATTCACAGAAATGCTAAGAAAATGCCCAAGTCATGGTTTAGCTCCGGGGCATGATCTCTTGAAATTCTACAAAGGGCTCAATAATGAATGCACGGGATTAGTCATTGCAGGTTCAAATGGAAATTTAGATGATCTAACTCATGATGAAGTGAGAGCCTTATTTCAAAGATTGGCAAATAATCAGAGAAATTGGCATAATCCAAGAAGAGCGGCTGAGAAGGCAGGAGATACATTTGGTGCTACCAAGGATGCAGAGAGAGTGACAGCAATAGAAGCTCAATTGGCGGATATAAGCACTCAAATGTCTTCAATGAAAAAAGCAGTTAAATCTCTTCAACTGACTCCTCAACCTCAAGCAGTGGCTGTGTTGAAGTGTGGATTGTGCCAAGGCGGACATCATACAGATCAATGTCCAAGTCTTCAAGGACCACCAGTGGAGGACGTGAATTACATTGGTAACAACCGTCAAGGGTTCGACCAAGGCAATCAATACAACAATCAACAAAATTGGAGGCCTCAACAAACAAACTGGAATCAAGCTGGTCCAAGCAACACTTCGGgtactcaatggaggaaaaacACTCAACCTCCAGGTTTTGAGAAGAAGTTATGA
- the LOC121798567 gene encoding putative F-box/LRR-repeat protein At4g15060 isoform X3, which yields MDGRDCNKRTKRECGSGFRVDRISGLPDEIIYIILSFLPLRQAAATSLLSHRWQHLWKHTSNLDFYDPHTIVINRNSWRAETCRHVKIVNLVLESHQALFIKQFTISIYVNKSAHSTITKWLKFAQLRRVERLDLNFHCMNLSGRRAVVLEDLVREMRPMKYLKALSLDTMKVSGQDISYFLKSCPLLRELNITTSSFTSDVHVFGDLEILRIRGCIFRKFAIEISAPHLYEVVADSYELISDAKTGALRFKNVPRLAIASLEIGNLRYNAANFASAVSCFTSHLQKLILFIPSSKHKIFLRERLPHMPNLKELYVVVSCYHVHHCIVPVTSIISACPRLQMFTFKFYICEDIERFPGEFSKYYLQTYGCKRSHVFECPHQRLRMLKFQGSCATDIIKSMTYISTCCDAYQKINTCTPHMSETEAQAHIGHMQQLQSQLPHQVEFEFR from the exons ATGGATGGAAGAGACTGCAATAAGAGGACAAAGAGGGAG TGTGGATCAGGGTTTAGGGTTGACAGAATAAGTGGATTACCTGATGAAATCATATACATCATACTGTCTTTCCTACCCTTGAGACAAGCTGCGGCCACTAGCCTTCTTTCTCACCGATGGCAGCATTTGTGGAAGCATACTTCTAATCTCGACTTTTACGACCCACACACCATTGTAATCAATCGCAACTCATGGCGTGCAGAGACGTGCCGCCATGTCAAAATCGTCAATTTGGTTCTTGAATCACATCAAGCCCTTTTCATTAAACAGTTCACAATTTCGATTTACGTAAACAAATCAGCACATAGCACAATCACCAAATGGCTCAAATTCGCGCAGTTGAGACGAGTTGAGAGATTGGATTTAAACTTCCACTGTATGAATTTGAGTGGAAGGCGTGCGGTTGTGTTAGAAGATTTGGTGCGAGAGATGAGGCCTATGAAATATCTCAAGGCTCTGTCTCTGGACACTATGAAAGTGAGTGGTCAAGACATCTCATATTTCCTCAAAAGTTGTCCCCTATTGAGGGAACTCAATATCACAACATCGTCTTTCACGTCTGATGTTCATGTCTTTGGCGATTTGGAGATTCTTCGGATACGTGGATGCATCTTTAGGAAATTCGCTATCGAAATTTCTGCTCCACATCTTTATGAAGTTGTTGCTGATTCTTATGAACTTATTTCCGATGCAAAAACAGGCGCCCTACGGTTCAAGAATGTCCCAAGACTTGCCATAGCAAGTCTTGAAATTGGAAATCTAAGATATAATGCGGCCAATTTTGCTTCAGCAGTATCTTGCTTTACTTCCCATCTCCAAAAACTCATATTGTTTATCCCATCCTCAAAACATAAG ATTTTTTTAAGGGAACGGCTTCCCCATATGCCTAATCTAAAGGAGTTGTACGTTGTAGTTTCGTGTTACCATGTGCACCACTGTATTGTGCCGGTAACATCTATAATATCAGCATGTCCTCGTCTTCAGATGTTCACGTTCAAG TTTTATATATGTGAAGATATTGAAAGATTCCCAGGCGAATTTAGTAAATATTATTTGCAAACTTATGGCTGTAAACGATCACATGTTTTTGAATGCCCACACCAACGTCTCAGAATGTTAAAGTTTCAAGGATCGTGTGCAACCGATATCATCAAATCGATGACCTACATTTCAACTTGTTGCGACGCATATCAAAAGATAAATACTTGTACTCCACATATGAGTGAGACTGAGGCACAAGCTCATATTGGCCACATGCAACAACTTCAATCCCAGTTACCTCATCAAGTTGAATTCGAGTTTAGATAA
- the LOC121800652 gene encoding uncharacterized protein LOC121800652 gives MVTDLLWKIPEQIRRMDRLICLTDTDCVNNLRMDRNCFGRLCLLLRERMGLKDRKFVSVEEQVSMLLSILAHHKKNRIIGFEYLRSGQTVSRYIHEVLRGVIGLHEVFMAKPTPVDDDCDDPRWKWFKGCLGALDGTYIDVCVSVGDAPRYRTRKGHIATNTLAVCDRFMRFVYVLTGWEGSAGDSRVLRDAVTREVDKLRVPKGCYYLCDNGYANSEGFLTPFKGVRYHLKEWGPSAHKPQNPTEMFNMRHTMARNIIERAFAVLKMRWGILRSASFYPITTQTRLIMACFILHNFIRSQMQVNPVELELSDANVNLEDLEDINGDISAGAEGDAVEYVDAVESTPAWNQTRTEIAEFMWNNA, from the exons ATGGTTACTGACTTGTTGTGGAAGATACCAGAGCAAATTCGGCGTATGGATAGGCTAATATGTTTAACTGACACGGACTGTGTGAACAATCTCCGGATGGACCGTAACTGCTTTGGACGGCTGTGTCTACTACTACGTGAGCGCATGGGTTTGAAAGATCGAAAATTTGTAAGCGTTGAGGAGCAAGTGTCTATGCTCTTAAGCATCCTCGCTCATCACAAAAAGAATCGGATAATAGGGTTTGAGTATTTGCGATCCGGACAGACTGTTTCTCGATATATTCATGAGGTGTTAAGAGGGGTGATTGGTCTTCATGAGGTATTCATGGCTAAACCCACGCCCGTGGACGATGATTGCGACGACCCCCGGTGGAAATGGTTCAAg GGTTGTCTAGGGGCATTGGATGGAACATATATCGATGTCTGTGTTAGTGTTGGTGATGCACCACGGTATAGAACACGAAAGGGCCACATCGCTACTAATACTTTGGCCGTCTGTGATCGTTTTATGCGATTTGTCTATGTCCTAACTGGTTGGGAGGGATCAGCAGGTGACTCTCGTGTTCTACGCGATGCTGTCACACGGGAAGTTGACAAACTACGAGTCCCTAAAG GCTGTTATTACTTGTGTGATAATGGATATGCAAACAGCGAAGGATTCCTCACACCATTCAAAGGGGTGCGGTATCACTTGAAGGAGTGGGGACCTTCTGCGCATAAGCCCCAAAACCCTACAGAAATGTTTAACATGAGGCACACCATGGCGCGGAATATCATCGAACGTGCTTTTGCAGTATTGAAGATGAGGTGGGGGATATTACGCAGTGCCAGCTTCTACCCGATCACAACACAAACGCGTCTCATAATGGCATGCTTCATTCTGCACAATTTCATTCGGAGCCAAATGCAAGTTAATCCAGTTGAGTTGGAACTTAGTGATGCAAATGTGAACCTTGAAGACCTTGAAGATATAAATGGGGACATTTCAGCAGGGGCGGAAGGAGATGCCGTGGAGTATGTAGATGCAGTTGAATCTACTCCAGCGTGGAACCAGACCAGGACAGAGATAGCCGAGTTTATGTGGAATAATGCGTAG
- the LOC121800651 gene encoding uncharacterized protein LOC121800651: MWATSVFGWISWKHVLLSRQKETPNTSWPANNYRRAQADVFDWAHDQGGVIRGKSGGLKPDRSRRSWSPREEEVLILALKDLVTNRWKADNGFRAGFLTRVEEFVRREIPTTTVRAQPHISSKINTWKKFYNSLNMMLDRSGVGFNSDGDWKIECNDDQWAQIVKADSNARYMRYKSWPFYNDWKYIYGKDRAAGLRCEGMTQAFAKMGAAPSPSGGVSSPTGGVPSPMREPHPDVYNINLEDLYTQEEIQESLNPDTGCESSYKSHTASNKPNRKRKAGSALESILEAMSKMNEDTNQRLDTLTTRIGYEFDLSAKRTEVSTLLRTVPGLDRKQKFLASDILVKEPERLDLFMGYDDDEKADYLMHILEEKNGK; encoded by the exons ATGTGGGCAACATCAGTGTTTGGTTGGATTAGTTGGAAGCATGTTTTATTG TCCCGCCAAAAGGAGACGCCCAACACCTCTTGGCCGGCAAATAATTACCGTCGAGCACAAGCCGACGTCTTTGACTGGGCACACGACCAAG GTGGTGTTATTCGTGGTAAATCTGGTGGACTGAAGCCCGACAGGTCTAGGCGCTCATGGTCTCCTCGTGAGGAGGAAGTCCTCATACTAGCATTGAAGGACCTTGTGACTAACCGTTGGAAGGCCGATAATGGGTTCCGAGCAGGATTCCTCACTCGCGTTGAAGAATTTGTCCGTCGAGAAATCCCTACAACAACTGTGAGAGCCCAACCTCATATTTCCTCCAAGATCAACACTTGGAAGAAATTCTACAATTCATTGAATATGATGCTTGACCGTAGCGGTGTTGGGTTCAACTCAGACGGCGACTGGAAGATAGAATGCAACGATGACCAGTGGGCCCAAATCGTTAAG GCTGACTCTAATGCACGCTACATGAGGTATAAGTCTTGGCCATTTTACAATGACTGGAAGTACATCTACGGGAAGGATCGTGCAGCCGGTTTGCGGTGCGAGGGCATGACTCAAGCTTTTGCTAAAATGGGAGCTGCCCCTTCTCCGTCTGGTGGTGTCTCTTCACCAACTGGTGGTGTTCCTTCTCCCATGCGTGAGCCTCATCCTGATGTGTACAATATCAATCTGGAGGATTTGTACACCCAAGAGGAGATCCAAGAAAGCCTCAATCCGGATACCGGATGTGAAAGCTCTTACAAAAGCCACACTGCATCGAACAAACCTAACCGTAAAAGGAAGGCAGGGTCTGCATTGGAATCAATCTTAGAGGCGATGTCAAAGATGAACGAAGACACGAACCAGCGTCTAGACACTTTAACAACCCGTATCGGGTACGAGTTTGACCTAAGTGCTAAGCGCACTGAAGTTTCAACACTGCTGCGCACCGTCCCAGGTTTGGATAGAAAGCAAAAATTCCTTGCTAGCGACATACTTGTGAAGGAGCCCGAGAGGCTTGACCTTTTTATGGGATACGACGATGATGAGAAGGCCGACTACCTCATGCATATCCTTGAGGAAAAAAATGGTAAGTGA
- the LOC121798567 gene encoding putative F-box/LRR-repeat protein At4g15060 isoform X2: MLRIFTVGAGEQRQTHKQFSKLMDGRDCNKRTKRECGSGFRVDRISGLPDEIIYIILSFLPLRQAAATSLLSHRWQHLWKHTSNLDFYDPHTIVINRNSWRAETCRHVKIVNLVLESHQALFIKQFTISIYVNKSAHSTITKWLKFAQLRRVERLDLNFHCMNLSGRRAVVLEDLVREMRPMKYLKALSLDTMKVSGQDISYFLKSCPLLRELNITTSSFTSDVHVFGDLEILRIRGCIFRKFAIEISAPHLYEVVADSYELISDAKTGALRFKNVPRLAIASLEIGNLRYNAANFASAVSCFTSHLQKLILFIPSSKHKIFLRERLPHMPNLKELYVVVSCYHVHHCIVPVTSIISACPRLQMFTFKFYICEDIERFPGEFSKYYLQTYGCKRSHVFECPHQRLRMLKFQGSCATDIIKSMTYISTCCDAYQKINTCTPHMSETEAQAHIGHMQQLQSQLPHQVEFEFR; the protein is encoded by the exons ATGCTCAGAATTTTCACCGTCGGCGCCGGTGAGCAGCG ACAGACGCATAAGCAATTCTCGAAATTGATGGATGGAAGAGACTGCAATAAGAGGACAAAGAGGGAG TGTGGATCAGGGTTTAGGGTTGACAGAATAAGTGGATTACCTGATGAAATCATATACATCATACTGTCTTTCCTACCCTTGAGACAAGCTGCGGCCACTAGCCTTCTTTCTCACCGATGGCAGCATTTGTGGAAGCATACTTCTAATCTCGACTTTTACGACCCACACACCATTGTAATCAATCGCAACTCATGGCGTGCAGAGACGTGCCGCCATGTCAAAATCGTCAATTTGGTTCTTGAATCACATCAAGCCCTTTTCATTAAACAGTTCACAATTTCGATTTACGTAAACAAATCAGCACATAGCACAATCACCAAATGGCTCAAATTCGCGCAGTTGAGACGAGTTGAGAGATTGGATTTAAACTTCCACTGTATGAATTTGAGTGGAAGGCGTGCGGTTGTGTTAGAAGATTTGGTGCGAGAGATGAGGCCTATGAAATATCTCAAGGCTCTGTCTCTGGACACTATGAAAGTGAGTGGTCAAGACATCTCATATTTCCTCAAAAGTTGTCCCCTATTGAGGGAACTCAATATCACAACATCGTCTTTCACGTCTGATGTTCATGTCTTTGGCGATTTGGAGATTCTTCGGATACGTGGATGCATCTTTAGGAAATTCGCTATCGAAATTTCTGCTCCACATCTTTATGAAGTTGTTGCTGATTCTTATGAACTTATTTCCGATGCAAAAACAGGCGCCCTACGGTTCAAGAATGTCCCAAGACTTGCCATAGCAAGTCTTGAAATTGGAAATCTAAGATATAATGCGGCCAATTTTGCTTCAGCAGTATCTTGCTTTACTTCCCATCTCCAAAAACTCATATTGTTTATCCCATCCTCAAAACATAAG ATTTTTTTAAGGGAACGGCTTCCCCATATGCCTAATCTAAAGGAGTTGTACGTTGTAGTTTCGTGTTACCATGTGCACCACTGTATTGTGCCGGTAACATCTATAATATCAGCATGTCCTCGTCTTCAGATGTTCACGTTCAAG TTTTATATATGTGAAGATATTGAAAGATTCCCAGGCGAATTTAGTAAATATTATTTGCAAACTTATGGCTGTAAACGATCACATGTTTTTGAATGCCCACACCAACGTCTCAGAATGTTAAAGTTTCAAGGATCGTGTGCAACCGATATCATCAAATCGATGACCTACATTTCAACTTGTTGCGACGCATATCAAAAGATAAATACTTGTACTCCACATATGAGTGAGACTGAGGCACAAGCTCATATTGGCCACATGCAACAACTTCAATCCCAGTTACCTCATCAAGTTGAATTCGAGTTTAGATAA